The following are encoded in a window of Candidatus Obscuribacterales bacterium genomic DNA:
- a CDS encoding DASH family cryptochrome, translating into MTAPILIWYRNDLRLHDHEPLHRALKERSPLVPVYCFDPRQFGQTAFGFPKTGAFRAQFLLESVAELRRQWRALGRDLIVRCGKPEDVLPELAQQVGAIALYYHQEATSEELQVEQQVSTGLTSLGLECRSFWGATLYHPDDLPFEIAQTPEIFTQFRKQVEKSSCINLPYPAPTHLPALPENLDIGILPTLQDWGLDTPAMDERQVWNVHGGETAGRDRLQHYIWTQDCLRRYKQTRNGMLGADYSSKFSPWLALGCLSPRWIAAEVQRYEVERVSNDSTYWLIFELLWRDYFRFICVKHGDRVFYPSGLRQLPINWKQDWPRFDLWCQGKTGFPLVDANMRELAATGFMSNRGRQNVASFLTKNLGIDWRMGAEWFESLLIDYDVCSNWGNWNYTAGVGNDARGFRYFNIAKQSKDYDADGQYAKHWLPELAQVPAGKVHEPWKLSAEEQRRSHLQMGVDYPRPIVDLFKSVQANEAIYNAALARAGL; encoded by the coding sequence GTGACAGCTCCCATTCTCATCTGGTATCGCAACGATCTGCGCCTGCACGATCATGAGCCCCTGCACCGTGCCCTGAAGGAGCGATCGCCCCTTGTGCCGGTGTACTGCTTTGATCCTCGCCAGTTTGGCCAAACCGCCTTTGGCTTTCCTAAAACAGGGGCGTTTCGGGCACAGTTTTTGCTGGAGAGCGTAGCGGAGTTGCGGCGGCAGTGGCGGGCTCTTGGCCGTGACCTGATTGTGCGCTGTGGGAAACCGGAGGACGTGCTTCCAGAACTGGCCCAGCAGGTGGGGGCGATCGCTCTTTATTATCACCAAGAAGCTACATCGGAAGAATTACAGGTTGAGCAGCAGGTATCCACAGGGCTGACGTCTTTGGGGCTTGAGTGCCGATCGTTCTGGGGAGCGACACTCTATCATCCCGATGACCTGCCCTTTGAGATAGCTCAGACGCCGGAGATTTTTACTCAGTTTCGTAAGCAGGTAGAAAAATCCTCTTGCATTAACCTACCTTATCCAGCGCCTACTCACCTGCCAGCCCTACCTGAAAATCTAGACATAGGCATTCTACCCACGCTTCAAGATTGGGGACTAGACACCCCAGCCATGGATGAGCGACAGGTGTGGAACGTTCATGGAGGCGAGACGGCCGGGCGCGATCGCCTTCAGCACTATATCTGGACGCAGGACTGTTTGCGGCGCTATAAGCAAACGCGGAACGGGATGCTGGGGGCAGATTATTCCTCTAAGTTTTCGCCTTGGCTCGCGCTAGGCTGCTTATCTCCTCGCTGGATTGCGGCGGAGGTGCAGCGCTATGAAGTGGAGCGGGTAAGCAATGACTCGACCTATTGGCTTATTTTTGAACTGCTGTGGCGGGATTATTTTCGGTTTATCTGCGTCAAACATGGCGATCGCGTTTTTTATCCATCAGGACTGCGGCAGTTACCCATAAATTGGAAACAGGATTGGCCACGATTTGACCTCTGGTGCCAGGGTAAAACCGGGTTTCCCTTGGTGGATGCCAATATGCGCGAGCTGGCGGCGACCGGGTTTATGTCCAATCGCGGTCGGCAGAATGTGGCCAGCTTTCTCACCAAAAATCTCGGCATCGACTGGCGTATGGGGGCAGAGTGGTTTGAGTCGCTGTTGATTGACTATGATGTCTGCAGTAACTGGGGCAACTGGAACTACACGGCGGGCGTGGGCAATGATGCTCGCGGATTTCGTTATTTCAATATTGCTAAACAGTCCAAGGATTATGATGCCGACGGACAGTATGCCAAGCATTGGTTGCCAGAACTCGCCCAGGTGCCCGCCGGTAAAGTCCATGAACCCTGGAAGCTCAGTGCGGAGGAACAGCGGCGATCGCACCTGCAGATGGGGGTAGACTATCCGCGTCCCATCGTCGATTTGTTCAAATCAGTCCAGGCGAACGAGGCGATCTACAACGCAGCTTTGGCCCGAGCTGGGCTCTAG